From one Nematostella vectensis chromosome 7, jaNemVect1.1, whole genome shotgun sequence genomic stretch:
- the LOC5511989 gene encoding uncharacterized protein LOC5511989: MRLRDIKTGMLAHILVALILEVKGTVRYFSICDHGAIYIEDKILLGSGASENQTGYSSNLDCYRVVHAPVGWRLRVRKIRQEIMDYRDEVRVFDGGYFATHVKEAPINPLSCKDCPEKFAAMNSTGSAILVWFTTGSNSASKVRSVLVEISARPPSPRCKCPAVIDGGMSCQFTGAWHEQREKSCKLTCKPGKRFVENDIYYHHLQWGSPIKCNVDTGKWRTTFAPFIIRHNAFCQDVTLPKGFQQKISFFYQNISCKSLNLDGLTNKLETLIITKTELAEFGTCFNVTLKEKCFVQHLNLSCFEENNVTLINVLIKDNTASAAMGLSSFEEQEKSLKALYYGSRSGQFKGFHLLWRLLSQNFDELEVTVNSVNYSASINASGLERQQYSIGICNNASDVYVNSVGFYCTKCPNGYQHGYSGFGIFECSECNNDSSCFNSQGPTLTYENCNTSCPFGMGYNNSLGFCDWCPENYYQEYNNVTFAQCTPCPGGALTPYVGAKNATECIHPCGNGTYLYVDKYKPGVCVDCPVNTYMDVEMHGKRQCKACSIGKMTLVTGSVRKEDCIDICVSGKFLNTTTLSCQVCPKGTFQEANGKTACIPCTGGKITLNNATNSSSGCLDACAMGSYMAVTGFQQGHCVPCPVGTYMDQYKHDFRECKPCGLGNMTLRNGTSSGGDCLPKCQPGRFLDTTKKICLPCPENYFQDRDGQLSCHQCPDSHITLRNGSDNSSQCIRTCPKGSIVVNQGLPLNCSQCPQGKYQDILGATHCKICPKGQGTLYTGSQNASFCVLPCSYGTYQDESNPGHCKKCTFGSYQDKNTSFEITCTRCPDPKTTTLYLGARNMSECVGFCSSSPCYHGARCENRNGTFACQCTRGLGGKQCQKVLDGEVAENLTVSLKFISLAWQESLANSNSAEFQDTARRIESAIREATKNDPNFRTAKVKELKEGSVVATVDITSVAENVTIQPLETLDKAVRTGQLGELSVQNDSLNLLTYSCGQPLGMEDMRIADHQINASSFKDYNGTRPWDARLRPADGFSLMAWEPSVTDQNQYLQVDFLSLVQITAVATQGKKFTRYIKSYTLAFSLNGTTWTTYKDTAGNMKIFNGNTDYYSVVKTTLHTPRIARFIRLQPVSWNHDIALKMEIYGCIPPSIPNMPTSKPPIDASSPMMSSSVTSPSSPVTPSDTVPSPAGQEGMSGGTIAGIVVAVLLVVTVIVLVSLFCFKRNRGSGERKAVVCPSDGEPADFLNPTYDGLHSDDSDVFTTKL, from the exons ATGCGTTTACGAGATATCAAAACCGGCATGTTAGCGCATATTCTCGTTGCTCTGATTCTGGAAGTCAAAGGGACTGTGAGATACTTCTCAATATGCGACCATGGCGCTATTTACATTGAGGACAAGATACTTCTTGGTTCGGGTGCGAGCGAAAACCAAACTGGTTACTCGAGCAATTTGGACTGTTATCGGGTCGTCCACGCTCCCGTGGGCTGGCGACTCCGTGTTCGGAAAATACGTCAAGAAATCATGGATTACAGAGACGAAGTTCGAGTGTTCGATGGTGGCTATTTCGCTACCCATGTAAAAGAAGCTCCCATAAACCCCTTATCTTGCAAAGACTGTCCTGAGAAGTTCGCAGCGATGAATAGTACGGGAAGTGCCATATTGGTTTGGTTTACAACTGGGTCTAACAGTGCCTCAAAAGTGAGATCTGTTTTGGTAGAGATTTCGGCTagacccccttcccctcgcTGCAAATGTCCAGCTGTTATAGATGGTGGGATGTCTTGTCAATTTACTGGAGCATGGCACGAGCAAAGAGAAAAGAGCTGTAAACTCACTTGCAAGCCGGGAAAACGATTTGTGGAGAATGACATATACTATCATCACTTACAATGGGGGAGTCCTATCAAATGTAATGTTGATACTGGGAAATGGAGAACCACTTTTGCACCTTTTATAATTCGCCACAATGCTTTTTGTCAGGATGTCACTCTGCCAAAAGGTTTTCAACAAAAAATCAGTTTCTTTTACCAGAACATCAGCTGTAAATCCCTTAACTTGGACGGTCTAACAAATAAACTGGAAACTTTAATTATCACCAAGACTGAACTTGCTGAATTTGGAACATGTTTTAATGTTACGTTGAAAGAGAAATGCTTTGTTCAACATCTTAACTTGTCCTGTTTTGAGGAAAATAATGTGACATTGATCAATGTTTTGATCAAAGACAATACTGCAAGTGCAGCCATGGGCTTGAGCAGTTTTgaagaacaagaaaaatctTTGAAAGCCCTTTACTACGGCTCTAGAAGTGGACAGTTTAAGGGGTTCCATCTTTTGTGGCGTTTATTATCCCAGAATTTTGATGAGCTTGAAGTCACAGTAAACAGTGTCAACTATAGTGCATCAATAAATGCAAGCGGTTTGGAGCGCCAACAATATTCTATTGGTATTTGTAATAATGCTTCAGATGTTTATGTAAATAGTGTTGGTTTTTATTGCACAAAATGCCCTAATGGATATCAACATGGATACTCAGGTTTTGGAATATTTGAATGCAGTGAGTGCAATAATGACAGCTCTTGTTTTAACAGCCAGGGCCCAACCCTTACCTATGAGAACTGCAACACAAGTTGCCCTTTTGGAATGGGTTACAATAACTCATTAGGATTCTGCGACTGGTGCCCTGAAAACTATTACCAGGAATACAACAACGTGACATTTGCACAGTGCACACCCTGCCCTGGAGGTGCACTCACCCCATATGTTGGTGCTAAGAATGCTACTGAGTGCATACACCCCTGTGGGAATGGGACTTATTTGTATGTAGACAAATATAAGCCTGGTGTTTGTGTGGATTGTCCAGTAAATACTTATATGGATGTTGAAATGCATGGTAAGAGACAGTGCAAGGCTTGCAGTATTGGTAAAATGACGCTTGTGACAGGATCAGTCAGAAAGGAAGATTGCATTGATATTTGTGTATCAGGGAAATTTCTGAACACCACCACTTTATCCTGCCAGGTTTGTCCAAAGGGGACTTTCCAGGAAGCAAATGGTAAAACAGCTTGTATTCCCTGTACTGGTGGCAAGATAACTCTTAATAATGCAACTAACAGCTCTTCTGGATGTCTGGATGCTTGTGCCATGGGTTCCTACATGGCCGTGACGGGATTCCAACAAGGCCACTGTGTACCATGTCCAGTGGGTACATACATGGATCAGTATAAGCATGATTTTCGAGAGTGCAAACCATGTGGGTTAGGGAATATGACTCTTAGGAATGGAACAAGTAGCGGCGGTGATTGCTTACCAAAATGTCAGCCTGGACGATTCCTGGACACAACTAAAAAGATCTGCCTGCCTTGCCCCGAGAATTATTTTCAAGATCGTGATGGACAGCTGTCGTGCCATCAATGCCCTGACAGTCACATAACATTGAGAAATGGCTCAGATAACTCATCTCAGTGCATCCGCACATGTCCAAAAGGGTCTATTGTCGTCAATCAAGGACTTCCTCTCAACTGTAGTCAGTGCCCCCAAGGGAAATACCAAGACATTCTAGGAGCAACCCACTGCAAAATCTGCCCGAAAGGTCAAGGCACTTTATATACTGGGAGCCAAAACGCTTCTTTCTGTGTGCTTCCCTGCTCATATGGTACCTACCAAGATGAATCCAATCCTGGGCACTGCAAGAAGTGCACATTTGGCAGTTATCAAGATAAAAACACATCTTTTGAAATTACTTGCACTCGTTGTCCTGACCCAAAGACCACAACATTATATTTAGGGGCAAGGAATATGTCAGAATGTGTGGGATTCTGCTCCTCCTCTCCCTGCTACCACGGCGCAAGATGTGAGAACCGAAATGGAACATTTGCATGCCAATGCACTCGTGGCCTGGGGGGCAAGCAATGTCAGAAGGTCTTAGATGGGGAGGTTGCAGAGAATCTGACCGTATCCCTCAAATTCATCAGTCTGGCATGGCAAGAGTCACTTGCCAATTCAAACTCAGCTGAATTCCAAGACACAGCTAGAAGAATAGAATCTGCTATTCGTGAAGCAACCAAGAATGACCCGAATTTTAGAACAGCTAAAGTGAAGGAGCTGAAGGAAGGCAGTGTGGTTGCCACAGTGGATATCACAAGTGTTGCAGAGAACGTTACCATACAGCCACTAGAGACACTTGATAAAGCAGTAAGAACTGGGCAACTTGGCGAGCTGTCAGTACAAAACGACAGCCTGAACCTTCTGACCTATTCGTGTGGACAGCCACTTGGCATGGAAGATATGCGCATTGCTGACCACCAGATCAATGCGTCCAGCTTTAAGGACTACAATGGGACAAG GCCTTGGGATGCTCGTCTGCGGCCGGCAGATGGATTTTCCTTGATGGCATGGGAACCCAGTGTTACAGACCAGAACCAGTATCTTCAGGTGGACTTTCTGAGTCTGGTACAGATCACTGCAGTGGCAACACAAGGGAAGAAGTTCACCAGGTACATCAAGAGCTACACCCTGGCCTTCAGTCTCAATGGCACAACGTGGACTACGTACAAGGACACAGCTGGGAATATGAAG ATCTTTAATGGCAACACAGATTACTACAGCGTggtaaaaaccactctacacaccccacgAATAGCCCGCTTCATACGACTACAGCCAGTCTCCTGGAATCATGATATAGCACTGAAGATGGAAATATACGGCTGCATTCCTCCCTCTATACCCAATATGCCAACCTCCAAGCCGCCGATTGATGCCTCATCGCCTATGATGTCATCTTCAGTGACGTCACCTTCGTCTCCTGTGACGCCATCAGACACTGTCCCTTCCCCTGCAGGACAGGAAGGCATGTCTGGAGGTACGATCGCAGGGATCGTTGTGGCCGTTCTGTTGGTGGTGACGGTTATTGTGCTTGTGTCGTTGTTTTGCTTCAAAAGGAATCGAGGGAGCGGCGAGAGAAAGGCTGTCGTGTGTCCATCGGATGGTGAGCCTGCCGACTTCCTCAACCCAACCTATGATGGCCTGCATTCGGACGATAGCGACGTGTTCACGACCAAGCTGTGA
- the LOC116618042 gene encoding stress-induced-phosphoprotein 1, with product MADEEKAKAAKLKDQGNAALSAGDTQKAIEFYTEAILLDPANHVFYSNRSAAFAKLSKYNEALEDAKKCVEIKPDWGKGYSRLGTAYSFLKMYQKAEEAFTTGLRHDPNNAQLKSGLEEVQSNAGQQTFQNPFSSPNMYTLLQAHPKTRAYLQQPDYVAAIEELRKNPQALQTKLGDPRIMETLGVLLGIPTEEGHSEGPPSKQEKKEEPEPEKMETEPELAENEKKAMEEKELGNAAYKKKDFDTAHKHFNNAKELNPDNMTFYTNNAAAFFEEGNYEECIKECLEAVEVGRSNRAEFALIGKAFARIGNSYAKQKNYKDAIKYYNKALAEKRTPDVLKKVQELEKLMKEEERLAYIDPVKSAEEKEKGNEYFKKGDFPSAQKHYTEAIKRNPEDAKLYSNRAATFQKLAAFNLALEDCERCIKLDPNFVKGYTRKGGVLFALKKFNEARTAYSKALEIDSENKEAKEGLRAVAMASRPPTDPEEVKQRAMADPEIQAILADPAMKIILEQMQQDPGAAQEHLQNPEIRGRIQKLMECGILQVR from the exons ATGGCGGACGAAGAAAAGGCGAAA GCAGCAAAGTTGAAGGACCAAGGAAATGCAGCACTGAGCGCAGGAGATACTCAGAAAGCGATAGAATTTTACACTGAGGCAATTTTACTTGATCCTGCCAACCATGTGTTCTACAGCAATAGATCCGCGGCGTTCGCAAAACTTTCAAAGTACAACGAGGCTTTGGAGGATGCCAAGAAGTGCGTTGAAATCAAGCCAGACTGGGGAAAG GGCTACTCCCGTCTTGGCACAGCATATTCCTTCCTGAAGATGTACCAAAAGGCAGAGGAGGCATTCACGACTGGCCTCAGGCACGACCCTAATAATGCACAGTTAAAAAGTGGACTGGAGGAGGTGCAATCAAACGCAGGCCAGCAAACATTCCAGAATCCTTTCTCATCACCAAACATGTACACACTTCTACAGGCGCACCCTAAGACGCGAGCTTACTTACAGCAGCCAGACTACGTGGCAGCCATTGAGGAACTGCGCAAGAACCCACAGGCTCTTCAAAC CAAACTTGGCGACCCCCGTATCATGGAAACACTTGGTGTGCTGCTAGGAATCCCAACTGAAGAAGGACACAGTGAAG GTCCTCCATCAAAACAAGAGAAAAAGGAAGAGCCTGAGCCTGAGAAAATGGAAACTGAACCAGAACTGGCAGAAAATGAGAAAAAG GCAATGGAGGAAAAAGAGTTGGGTAATGCTGCCTACAAAAAGAAAGACTTTGACACAGCCCACAAGCACTTCAACAATGCAAAAGAATTGAACCCTGACAACATGACTTTCTATACTAATAATGCTG CTGCTTTCTTTGAGGAGGGAAACTACGAAGAGTGCATCAAAGAGTGTCTGGAGGCCGTGGAGGTTGGGCGATCAAACAGAGCAGAATTCGCACTCATTGGAAA GGCTTTTGCCAGGATTGGAAACAGCTATGCTAAACAAAAGAATTACAAAGATGCTATTAAGTATTATAACAAGGCCCTGGCAGAGAAACGGACTCCTGATGTATTGAAAAAAGTCCAAGAG CTTGAAAAACTTATGAAAGAGGAAGAACGACTGGCGTACATAGACCCTGTTAAATCTGCTGAGGAAAAGGAAAAAGGCAATGAGTACTTCAAAAAAG GAGACTTCCCTTCTGCCCAGAAACACTACACTGAAGCAATCAAGCGAAACCCAGAAGATGCCAAGCTCTACAGTAATAGAGCTGCTACCTTTCAAAAGCTTGCTGCATTCAACCTAGCGCTGGAG GACTGTGAAAGATGCATTAAATTAGACCCTAATTTTG TGAAAGGATACACAAGAAAGGGAGGAGTCCTCTTTGCATTAAAGAAATTCAACGAAGCAAGGACTGCATACAGCAAAGCTCTTGAAATTGACTCTGAAAACAAG GAGGCCAAGGAGGGGTTGCGTGCAGTGGCGATGGCGTCCAGACCCCCCACAGACCCCGAGGAGGTAAAACAACGTGCCATGGCGGACCCTGAAATACAG GCTATCTTAGCTGACCCAGCAATGAAAATCATACTCGAACAAATGCAACAGGATCCTGGAGCAGCACAAGA GCATTTACAAAATCCAGAAATTCGAGGCAGAATTCAAAAGCTAATGGAATGCGGGATCCTGCAGGTTCGATAG